AAGCAAGCAACATGTACACCATCATTTTATCATGGGGATTTTTGCACTTTACTCCTTCTTGCTGTAAAACTCATATCATCAAGTCATGTtaaagttttttgttttttttatgttgctTGCTACTTTTCATGTGGGAATTATAAGACAAGGTGAGGTGAAAGAatattcttcaatttcttcaagTGAAAATAACTGAAGGTAACTGCTATTTTAAATTCATAACAAACCACATGAGTGGGCTTTTACTAAAGAGAATAAAGCACATGCAAaaaagataacacaacaaacaTTGTGTGTATCCAAATGTAGAAATAAGTGcaatccataaaataatcaacatttTGGAACGTCCAACCccatcttttcttcattttcactgCACTACAGTAATCGCAATACAACTCAAGAAAGTCATAATATAATGCACAAAgcagaaatgaaataatttgaagaaCAACCCGCATAAAGTGGTTGGATGTTCATAAtatatggaattgcccaataacggccaaaaaaattgtttggttGCCCTCcattataaaataatgttttatgacGATACACTCGGTAAATTTTGTAGACTTTTGTGCTGATGCAACATTAAGTCTGTCATCACCATGAAAGTCTATATGTGGGACTGCAATATAACACAATATTTAAAAGTCAAGAAAGAgaatattccttattttttcagAAGTCTCCAACTAaatccaaaaaaaattaaggaaatatggtaaatagatggccatttcataaatatcaagATGTAAAACGTGAAATTTCAGAAACTtctttgagatttttttttttttgtgaaaaaaaaatgtgttgccGATAACAAATTAGGACAACCAAACAATTTTGTTGTCAGAAGGCAGTGCTTGTGAGTGGGCAAGGGGCGGGGCAGTTCAGAGACCAAAGAACCAATAAGGAAAGAGATGCTGTTTGCTATTAGATGAAAAAGAATAAGCAAGCACGTTACACACCAAAATGACCCCCAAGGAGAATAATAAAGGTATTTAACAGCAATATTTTGGCTAATAGATATTTTGATAAGCAAAAATTTGTTAGAGCACATTaaatacaaaatgcataacaGTTTGAGATTTATTTTACTACACATACCAATGTATCTTAAAAATAACATCATTCActccaaaataattataattgttcaAATTAGAAACCAGAAAGAGAAATCGCAGAATAATTAATTTTGCCCATGTATGGAaaccataaaaaataaaagcacTGTCCATGCACAACAGTGCACATCCCAATAACTTTGCACCAATCTGAAATCTAGTGAGGCAAgtgattcaaatttcaaattccacttggttttttttttaatcgtttaGCCCACTTTCAACTCATTTAGTTCCATTCAAACTTACTGTTTCTTGAATTTTAATCAAACAATATCatcatattgcatataatttgtACATCAGGGTGTAACTTCAAACCCGTTTTCATCtgtttatgtgatttttttttcaaactttttttttaacaatggaTTCTCCTTTTCAGATAAAACACAGACACTTAATACAGTGTTCACTAACTCTACAAGTTACAGTGTTACCAAATATATTGGACTGCAACTGACAGAATATCTTTGTTAAAACCCATATAGAAAAGgttgtatttttaaattataGCAATGGTGGCAATttcatattgtctgaaaacagtctcctGATACCCATGAAGAACTCTTTTGAGGCAAAAGAAGGAGGCTAGCCATGATTTTAACTGTAAAATCCAGCTTATTCTGAgctgtcatcaaaatattttaattagtttTATCAGCTAACCAGCAATATAtggaactacatgtaccatttgCAGAACtgtttttgtttaattgttttaatACCTTGGAGTTCAAAACCTTTGAGCAGGATGAGGTGTCTTTCGTCCTTGGCATAATCCTTGTTTGGTAAAACCTGTAGCTCTGCACAGGATTTGTCATAGAGCCGCTGCAGGACACCCAGCTTCCTTGGTGACATGACAGAGAGGTTGACATTCCGCTGTTCACACACAAAAACAACATTGATAGGAATGTTAATGCACAATGTAGGCTGTCAAGGGGGTGGCTAGGGTGTTACCCAGGAAGTGGAAAATGTGCATACAATGTGTCTTGCATAGCTGAATATAACTAGGTTACCGGGATGGTGACATGACAGTTGCTCctgtgacaattgctccaggctttatttcgtctaagaagTCAATAATAATagacatttatatagcgccatctatctggaaatattctattccgaggcgcgttgttattattattataattattacgccggatttagctcgagctgcctttcagcgctcatgcattcaaggaattaatcctgtcGGGTAGCCATTCATTCATCTTACCTGGGTCAAGTCCAGCACAATGTGGACAAACTTCTTGCGGAAGGAAATGAAGCCATGGCTGGGATCCAAACCCacgtttcaaagtcagaagactaatcaactgggccacaacgccccACATTATGGTTAGGGtagcaatagggttttatggtAGGTTTAGGGTATAGCGTTAAACCCatggttgaagttggtcatttgatataaagtgtgtggaatttacagcggaaCATTCGTCACCGGAGCATATGTCATAGAACTGCTGGGGTAGCCAGTAGAAGTGAATGTTAATGTAGGCCACCGAAGAAAGTTGGGGATGACTGAAATGCTCAGGGAGATGAGAATGTGCATAcaatgcagagctgccaagttgtattttgcattttcagtattcttatctcccaaaatcagtattttgacaaaaaaatcagtatttttaccgtgtgagataaatattttgtatttttccccaaaaaattgtatttcataataaaatgcttggcgcactcgcccatcacggcgctcaagctgcatgcaagctaaaatgcgcactgctcttgcagatgaaaaaaaaaaacattgaaacttgtgtatatctcaccctggtttttacaaaatgattgaaaaaaaaaacaagttacctgaaattacattgatctaataaccatatttgtgtacgtttcatgaaatagagacatatagagatgattttttttttttttaatacaaaaaacgtattttttaaagaaaaaacgtactgccgtattttggttgcaaaaacgtactaaatacggaaaaatcgtactacttggcagctctgacaATGTGTCTGACAAGGCTGAATATAACTAGGTCACTGGGGTAGCTAGTAGATGTAAATTTAATATAAGTTGCCCAGGAAAGTTAGGGATAGCTAACATGCTAAGGGAGGAGATCATGTGCAAACAGTGTGTCTTGCAAGGCTGAATGCCATGACAGGGCCTCAGTGGAAAGGTCTGCACTTTGGCTACTCAATTGAAGACAGCACAGGCAGACCAATCTACATTACAAATCATAtggattacaaaataataattaacatgacATAAATAATGACGTAAATAATTCAAGAACTCAAAATCTAATGGGTAGAACAAAGAAGACAATCTGCCaactaattcatttatttcatatcctAAATCTTTGTCCAACAATAGTagtaatagctggatttattatTGAAAGCGCTTTTTGTctgaggatacaaagtgctGGGATgattgcagcacaatgtgggtaaattacttgctgaaggaaaatgcGCCACAgctgggaatcaaacccacgtccctcagattgaaagacacgagtcttaaccactacaccacgatgCCCTGACAATAGAAAAATTTGCTTTGAAAAGAGGTCACCGTGGTGGTCTTCAGGCAGATTCTGTCAACTCATGTTATAATAAAAATCTGTTTCCAAAATAAGCCCAacatatgattgtttttttctttgatgaaaTGTGAGAATGGGTAATAGCCTCTGCAGGTTTCCTGCAGGAAAGAGGCGGCTCTGACTTTCAATGGTGTGCCTATGTGAGTACCACTGGTTGTTTGTAAAGTTTTGCATAACTTGAGCACCATTTTCTCTGGGCTCACAGATGTTATTGCCAAGACTTTGCACAtaaacaatgtaaaaaaaatagccaAGTCAAAAAGTCGCATTTTGTTCAACCAAAGTGTGCAAAACATTTGCTTAAATGTCCGGAAGCTTCGCCAAATGTTTGTGAGGGTCGCTTAGAATCTCTTTATGTTCGAAATAAGTTTGTCTAATTTTTCAAATTACTAGTGTGAACGAAAAGCGACTCCAAGCAAACCCACAATCAGTAGGTGTTTCTTCTGAACATTTCAGCCCAAATATTTTACACACTTTCGTCACATAAAATAAGAATGATGGGTGTTGCCATTTATTGACCTTTCTAAAACGTTTGTGAGCCCCATGAAAACGGCGCATTACGAACAGCTTGATGAAACACCACCCTATACATACCTCGCCCATAAGGACGGCTAGCTGCTCAGCCGTGTATCCACTATAATGACCACATTCCATGGCTGGGATAGAGAAAGGAGGTGAGTTTGTGATCAGGATACACATTCTATCTATCTTTGTCCtggtaaaaagaaataaaaaggggaaaaaccaTTGAAGCAATTGATGCCCAGCATTGTGGGTAAGGCAAGAAAGTCCATTCTAAACAGGGCCATCAGACTGTCCAAGGCAATTGTCAGGGACAGGATGTGACTCACTAAGGCCAACGCCAAAGGACTTCAAGATTGTGGCCTCAAGGCCAAAGCCAAggactgtacatacatgtattttcaaagacAAGAACAAGGCCAAAATAGTGTAAGAATTTCATGTTTGTCGTAATATTTAAGTCGCAAGTTACTTTATATGGCAACCTTTGTTAACAGGTCCAATGGCACAGTTTCTTTTAATCTCAACTTTgcatttcttaaaaatatttGCCTATGATGCTTGTCTTTCATCTAGAGCTCTTACCCAATCATTATATAACCCATTCCGGACAAACAAAATTACAGCTTGATTATCACACAGTCTGAAGTAGCCACAAAGTGGACGTAAATGTACTCACTAAGGTATTAAATAATGTTCTTGAttgtgaaaaaatgggtgatttcaactccggtgttggccttggtgttggtattggtgttgaaatttggattgttTCCCCTAACTCCAAAACTTATTCCATCGTTTGTAAAACTAATCcaaatcacattattgacatctcaacaagtAGTGAGTGACGTTTTGGGACCATctttattttatgtttggcgTTATAATCgagtaaaaattgacctaacaccaacaccaaaaggtcaacactgaacttgaaatcaccaaaTATGTATTCTCATGAAATCACTCATCAGAATGATCTTGTTCAGGACCTCTACAATCCAAAttgatcataattttatattAACTTTAATACCCTGTATCCTTTCTAATCTTCATGACAACAACGGATCTGGCACTTTCAATCTGTACACCCAAAGTGAATTGCATCAGACAATATTTGTAAGTCCAatcccattgcctactggaagtGGGTGGCCTATGTACAAGCCTATGGGGAGAACAGAATACGGTAGTCAATGGGTTAACTCACCCTGCTTCTCTCCTAATCTTCATATGATCAAATATCTGCATGGCTCCCCCTAGACCCTCGGCTAACAGACTGTGACTTTCACCACCTCCTCCGATGAATCTGGGAAATAAACACAGACAGACAAATGCATGTTCATTGATTCTATAATCACCGCTTATTCTTGATCAGTTGGGTGCTTCATAAGGTTACCAACCACCTAACAGACTGGTGTTCCTTTCTTAGGATCTTAATCTACATCAACGAATGCACATAACAATTATTAATTTAcctcaagaaaggatcacaaGTCATCTGTACAGTCCCTTGTAACAAATGAACAGTTATAAACACCCATCTGGATATATACGAtgttatatcctacatagagtaaatcctgtatagtgattggttcaagtagcatcatgtgacctaatatatttcaactatgatgttgcatgacgtcagacctcgatatatttttggatatatcgaggtctgacgtcattatttcgcaaaactggatatctagcaaaactctcgggcgcaccggccagcgcgctctctctcccgggcaagtccaGCGATGCGTCGGCACAGGCACTAATAGGCGTTCCGCTGAGCGTGGTGGCtaggagaaaagtaggtaattcaacttAAGTAACCGGACTTTGCAGGCTCAACACATAGATTTTGGTTGTAAATTATctaaagtaggatataaaacaaatataccaggcgttTCATttgaaagcatagtgggaattattaatcctcggttggactggcaaaactactatatttccctcggggcttcgcccctcgggaaaaatagtaattgccagaccaacctcggataaataattccactatactttctcaaagcctgatatatttgtttactatGCCCTGGGACCGTCCTTTAACAccatctggggcccgtcttacaaagagttgtgattgatccaatcaattgcaactatggaaagccagcaaggtcaacatataaaatgcatgtttgttcaaaaaaaaatctagttatgaatgtatatccataaattcattgatttcttgacaatttggtgtgttctcctttgtttaaaaaggacattttgaaaatttcctgtagaaaaaattatgacactgatagatttccatagagttacgattgatttgatcaatcataactctttgtaagacggggcccagaaggTATAAGtgcttgtacatgtacctgtactaGAATACAGGCCTTAGTcaaatttcttttaattgtatGTCAAACACATTTCTGTGATCCaaaatattttactttattttatgcAAACTACAAATTTATGTAAGAGCTTTCTGGCTTGATATcgaacaaaaatcaaatttaaaagataaaaaggGGGCCAACTTACAGTATTTTTTCAAGTGTCCTCATAAACTCCTTGGCATTGCTTGTTGGTGCTGTACAACTGATGGCCGGTCCAGGAAAGCAGTCAACACTGTTAAAGACCACAAGGCTAAAGACTGTCTTTCCATACTAAGTAAAAGAATAGGAAACAACATTGTAATGAAATTAGGATGACATATTATGTAATATTACAATAATCCACTTTTATATCAGAACAACGTCTCAATAGAAGTGATGAGTTACAGATTACCATTGTCAATGGATGCCAGAATATAAATGCATGCActttttccactccctggggagtaggGAGTACAAGAATTTCAAAACTCTATTGCTAGGCCTGCATACTACATTCATGTAGGCTTTCGCATAATTAGCTCTAATAGCAGTTTTGGAGATTATACCCAGCATTGCACAgcattgtaatattcttcacatgtacatacatacatgtaatttgtaaaaCTATgtgattcaattcatttttttttatcaattcaaattaatttccacaaattgagtaaaaattataaaaaaatatcaatacagTAAAACAGTTAAAACAGTTAACAATATACATGAAGAAGAAATTGTGGAGCGGATTGAAAAAGCCCATGTTGATCTATCAATGACAAAATACAGGTAAAGATACTTGACTTTAATAGTAACCCAGGCAAAGCAAGAACACAATATAACCCAAAGAAATGGGAAGAGGCCCACAAAATACCCTAAGGCATAAGAAGATAAATTTTATATATCATAATTCACATTCAAAAGTAGAACTTTGTAAACGACATTATATTTGAGGTGTTACAAGAAACCTGTTATCACATATCCTAGAATCAATCATTAGTCATGCATCCAACTTGTCATTATCCATATTAAGCAGACCGAGGCTTGCAATATGAAAGAACTGTACTTATTGATTCCTTATCAAATGATCATGGGGGATTCAATGATTGGTTGCTTGATTATTGTTGTGTACAGTTTGATCAATTGTTAAAAGCAATCCTATTATATATCGCTAAGCTTTATATTACAGCGCTCTGGTCAGAGTTCTAGAGCATAAATTTGTATAACTATGACCTAGAATGGCCACTGCTATGCAGAGATTAGTTGCAAAAATTTGTCTTATGGAGCCCAAATGTAAAAATACATTTGTACATAATATGGGTGTTGGAAGgaaatatttattatcaatCAATCTACATGTACGGTATAATAAACATTTACAAGCAAGAATCTAGTTGTAACTAGAGCAAATTCATCCATATAAGATAGATTTAAACCGAGAAGAGAATATAAATGtcctcattttttaaaattaatattgatgatttcATACTTACATCTCCAGTAAAATCTGAGTCAATAAGTGGACCTCCATTAAAATGcctacaaaaatataaaagaatatttaaagGATCATATCGGGAtataaacaatgataaaaatgatggtaattattcatttccaattttgatgaagatgatgtttCATGATaacaattaaatgtagggtGGTACACCCCTCATAGTATATACTCAGTGtatttcatgaacaaatagtGATTTTTCACCTACAAATatgctctaagccaatcagaagcAAGAATTTATAGTAGATTATACAGGGCTccacattagcagtggcccggtggcccggggcaaccaaaaatgagagtcgggccaccaaaattctgtaaaagccAACACTTGGTGGCCCAGTCgggctaccaaagttttgataaattgtaatgtttcctattgttttagggccaccaaaTTCACTTtgcgggccaccaaaaatatgaaattgatgattttggtggactgatcgggccaccaagaaaaaaagttagtgtggagccttggattataacaattttcatttaaatcaccaactatttgtttcatgaaacacactGCAAGACTGACTCTTCTTCAGAGCTACCAGCTATAACAAGGGCATTGCTAGGGGACAAAACATTATCCAAAATGTGGCAAGTACTTTTTATTGATGCACCGaatttgcaaaatctgcaccagTGCTCaatcgaacaccgattttaaaatagatttgactCAGGCTTACTTGTAGTGTAAACGTTtctttgatacgcactgtacatTACTATTCACCATTTTCACAATATGATTTATATGGATCTATGCCTGATAGGTCGGCGCAAAGCCCCTTGTCTACGCATACTCATATCTGCatgattctagtaaaagaagatatgtGATGACCACAAACTAATATGGTTCATAGaaagattttcattaaaaatctgaCTGAAAACATTGGCGGAAAAATTAGGAATTTCTGGCAaatcatgtgacggcctcaaaaagCAGCCTTTCTAATCGAAATCCCGGTGCAcagacatggggcaccattttttttttcagtctgaAAATGACTGGCTGGATTTACTCATAAAAATGCAAGGAACATTATAACTtatatcaactaaaaattttcatgaatattaaataaaaacaatcattgttaggtgcgcagaaaTGGGACCTCCCTTCAAATTTCATACAGTTATAATCGTCCAATATTTTGggcactacatgtatgttaacgATGTTGTTTCAAAGATTTCTCCATGCAAGAAATCTAGGATTAGtaggaaagttcattcacctgtcaagtgccgACATCAATTGAGTGCGCTAGTCAACATAAACATATTAACAGTTaggtttcataacaagattattgaAAGCAAGTCGTGAAAAATAGACGGTGAACTGGGGGAATTCAGGTCACTGAATCAATTTTTAGCACTCTCATTCTCAATCCCCGTAATTGCCGTCTATGTCCTGCAGGGGTAAGTGTAAAAAGACTGTCCCCATAAACAAGGACAATCTCAgtttatcaagacatgatttttcctggtttatgaggatatccttgCTTTCTGGGACAATGCCAATTTTTGgaattttgatttttggaccagcgcctctactgtcACTGATTAGGCCTACTTTTTAGTTTTAGTTTTACTTTTAGTGCCAAATATGTTGGACAGGACAGACTTCGACTTACACTAAAGTGGGAAGAATGTAGTTTCCCTTTAGTTCATCAAAATAAGCACCAAGAGAAGCATTCCCTTCAATAACGAAAACAACGTCTGTACACTTCCCTTCTTGAATAACCATATTGGAACTAGCACAGCAGCTCAGGCAGGCAAGCAGAGACTGGGTTGTTCAGCCCGGGGGTGCAGCGGCTTGGCTACTCTTCACTCAGTGCTCCGACCGGATCCGGAGGAACGATTTGCCTTGCAAAATTAGCTTGTCCGCTGGCAAACTGAGATAGAATGATACTAAAAATCTAAAAATGATCTATAATACGTAGAGCAGTTATCCAAAAGTGTCCATCGTCAATCTGGAATAAACACAGACATCAAATTTCACATTTCAGGATTGCTTTCTCCTAGAAATTCGGATCCTTCTCTCTTCCTGCTGCGCTGGCCTAGCCTGccgagaattaaaaaaagaaaaaaccaaAGACCCCTGCCTATCGATAGAGGGCGCTACATTTTCTAAGACTCTATTCTTAGTAGGGTCCATGGTTTCtctgatttttcatttatttaaaataataaatgaagaaaGAGACTGATTATGGATGGGAAATTCCTGACGTTTTGTCCCTTGTCTTATTTTTATTCTGTTTGGATCAATTCCAGTTACATTAAAGTATTGTAGGAAGAAGTAGATCATGCACGAAAGACAGAACAGAGAATTttagcatggagctattaatagctccatgattttaGAATGTGTTTTTAGCATAATGAGcacgaataaaaaaataaataaataaaacaaataaaatccgGCTATACATGTTTTTCTCTAACTGTGTAAACTTACCAGTCTCGTATATATTCATGAAACTGATAAATGATTTACCATTGAAGGGcatttatttcaagaaaaattgaGCAGACGGGTGGAGATGTGCAATATCCTACATAGCCACTACTCATAA
This Lytechinus pictus isolate F3 Inbred chromosome 9, Lp3.0, whole genome shotgun sequence DNA region includes the following protein-coding sequences:
- the LOC129268906 gene encoding mediator of RNA polymerase II transcription subunit 25-like isoform X1, which encodes MVIQEGKCTDVVFVIEGNASLGAYFDELKGNYILPTLVHFNGGPLIDSDFTGDYGKTVFSLVVFNSVDCFPGPAISCTAPTSNAKEFMRTLEKILFIGGGGESHSLLAEGLGGAMQIFDHMKIRREAGTKIDRMCILITNSPPFSIPAMECGHYSGYTAEQLAVLMGERNVNLSVMSPRKLGVLQRLYDKSCAELQVLPNKDYAKDERHLILLKGFELQERVPDSKESKQVTGNASPRRTLPSSGMKNSPGQSPNTKFKVPTTQSIASQGGAQGKYCTLY
- the LOC129268906 gene encoding mediator of RNA polymerase II transcription subunit 25-like isoform X2, producing MVIQEGKCTDVVFVIEGNASLGAYFDELKGNYILPTLVHFNGGPLIDSDFTGDYGKTVFSLVVFNSVDCFPGPAISCTAPTSNAKEFMRTLEKILFIGGGGESHSLLAEGLGGAMQIFDHMKIRREAGTKIDRMCILITNSPPFSIPAMECGHYSGYTAEQLAVLMGERNVNLSVMSPRKLGVLQRLYDKSCAELQVLPNKDYAKDERHLILLKGFELQGQSPNTKFKVPTTQSIASQGGAQGKYCTLY